In Ctenopharyngodon idella isolate HZGC_01 chromosome 1, HZGC01, whole genome shotgun sequence, a single genomic region encodes these proteins:
- the cryba1l2 gene encoding crystallin, beta A1, like 2 isoform X1: MEEVLHNRTIGKKMNKVTKIQTNPSTSGIVMAPCFKVTVFEQEHFQGKCQELTSECRNIQERGFDNIRSIRVESGAWVGYEHHDFQGQQFVLEKGEYPHWDAYTGSLGYHVERMMSLRPICSAAHQSSRMVIYEKENFLGRSVELCDDYPSLQAMGWCDKQVGSMHVQCGAFVCYEYPGYRGQQYVMECDRHSGDYQHWKDWGSHCQTPQIQSIRRIQH; this comes from the exons GAaagaagatgaacaaagttaCCAAGATCCAAACAAACCCATCAACGTCTGGCATAGTCATGGCTCCTTGCTTTAAG gtGACCGTGTTCGAGCAGGAGCATTTCCAAGGCAAGTGTCAGGAACTCACCTCAGAGTGCCGCAACATCCAGGAGCGTGGGTTTGACAACATCCGTTCTATCCGTGTGGAGAGCGGCGC CTGGGTGGGATATGAGCACCACGACTTCCAGGGGCAGCAGTTTGTCCTGGAAAAAGGAGAATATCCCCATTGGGATGCCTACACCGGCAGTCTGGGCTACCATGTGGAAAGGATGATGTCCCTGCGCCCCATCTGCAgcgct GCCCACCAGAGCAGCCGCATGGTCATCTATGAGAAGGAGAACTTCCTGGGCCGCAGTGTAGAGCTGTGTGACGATTACCCGTCTCTGCAGGCCATGGGCTGGTGCGACAAGCAAGTGGGCTCCATGCATGTGCAGTGTGGCGC CTTCGTGTGTTACGAGTACCCTGGCTATCGAGGACAGCAGTACGTTATGGAGTGTGACAGGCACAGCGGAGACTACCAGCACTGGAAGGACTGGGGCTCCCACTGCCAGACCCCTCAGATCCAGTCCATCCGCCGAATCCAACATTAA
- the cryba1l2 gene encoding crystallin, beta A1, like 2 isoform X2: MNKVTKIQTNPSTSGIVMAPCFKVTVFEQEHFQGKCQELTSECRNIQERGFDNIRSIRVESGAWVGYEHHDFQGQQFVLEKGEYPHWDAYTGSLGYHVERMMSLRPICSAAHQSSRMVIYEKENFLGRSVELCDDYPSLQAMGWCDKQVGSMHVQCGAFVCYEYPGYRGQQYVMECDRHSGDYQHWKDWGSHCQTPQIQSIRRIQH; this comes from the exons atgaacaaagttaCCAAGATCCAAACAAACCCATCAACGTCTGGCATAGTCATGGCTCCTTGCTTTAAG gtGACCGTGTTCGAGCAGGAGCATTTCCAAGGCAAGTGTCAGGAACTCACCTCAGAGTGCCGCAACATCCAGGAGCGTGGGTTTGACAACATCCGTTCTATCCGTGTGGAGAGCGGCGC CTGGGTGGGATATGAGCACCACGACTTCCAGGGGCAGCAGTTTGTCCTGGAAAAAGGAGAATATCCCCATTGGGATGCCTACACCGGCAGTCTGGGCTACCATGTGGAAAGGATGATGTCCCTGCGCCCCATCTGCAgcgct GCCCACCAGAGCAGCCGCATGGTCATCTATGAGAAGGAGAACTTCCTGGGCCGCAGTGTAGAGCTGTGTGACGATTACCCGTCTCTGCAGGCCATGGGCTGGTGCGACAAGCAAGTGGGCTCCATGCATGTGCAGTGTGGCGC CTTCGTGTGTTACGAGTACCCTGGCTATCGAGGACAGCAGTACGTTATGGAGTGTGACAGGCACAGCGGAGACTACCAGCACTGGAAGGACTGGGGCTCCCACTGCCAGACCCCTCAGATCCAGTCCATCCGCCGAATCCAACATTAA